AGCAGAAACTCCTTATACTCGCTGCAAATGGGGCCACCCACATAGCTTTCCAGATCGGCAAGAGCTTGCTGATCAATGGGAGGGCCCACCGCCGATAATTGAATATCCTTCATTACTTTGCCGAATTACCTTTCAGGGCTATTTGAATCAAGTACGTCTTCAATCGATTTATGCGGAGTCGGTTCATTGAATATTCAGGCTCTTTTGTCTTATCTAACGGACGCCTTCCGGCCAATCACCTTGCTTCTTTAGTTCTTCTATAATCGAATTACGGTTTTGTTCATCCATCCCCTTTTCAGCTTCATCCCTTTCCTTCTGGCCCTCTGCCAAAACCTCTTTCGGATGATCACGAAGATACCTGACCGCTTCAAAAGCATCCTCAAAGAAGGGGTCAAACCAACGCGCGACATCAATCCCTGCAGGATGAAGAAAAAGTGTCAGATGAAGAAAAAGTGTCAGGACTCTTTTTCCTCCGCTCAAAGAGCAACAGTTGGCTGAAACAATTAAGAAACTGTTACGTGATTTAGGTTTGCTATGAAGCAAGAGTTGGAAGAGCTGCTCCTAAACATGCTCAAGGCATTGCCGATAAAAGATGATGATGTTGGCACCAAAGCCAATCTCCTAAAATCGATTTGCTATGGCAATTCAATAGAGAAACTGCGTCCACTGTTATCTGATCCAGATCGAAATGTCCGAACGGCAGGCGCTCTGATACTTTCCAGGTCGGGGCAATCTTGCAGCTTCGTGAAGGAAGCAATGACTCTTATGCGTGATGCATCCCCTTGGACAAGGTTATATGCATCGGACGTCATGTTTCGGTGTGCCTCTCAGGATCGGCCGGAATACTTCGGTTATCTGGCATGCATGTTAGAGGATCAAGACTTATTTATCCGATCGCGTGCAATTGGGTATACCTGCCTAGCGAATGTGAATATGATTCGCATGGCGCTCGACTTTGACCAGTTTCCGGAGTCCACGAAAGGTACTCACAAAACATGCTTAAAACATCTAATTGTTCTGGACCGGTTAGAAGTTATCAAAATGCTCAATAGCAAGGACGCACTTGAGGTTCGATATGGCGTTGC
This window of the Blastopirellula marina genome carries:
- a CDS encoding HEAT repeat domain-containing protein → MKQELEELLLNMLKALPIKDDDVGTKANLLKSICYGNSIEKLRPLLSDPDRNVRTAGALILSRSGQSCSFVKEAMTLMRDASPWTRLYASDVMFRCASQDRPEYFGYLACMLEDQDLFIRSRAIGYTCLANVNMIRMALDFDQFPESTKGTHKTCLKHLIVLDRLEVIKMLNSKDALEVRYGVAGAAKMRKIAPELERLARTLTQKEVVNFFYVDDGGLR